One genomic window of Cygnus olor isolate bCygOlo1 chromosome 3, bCygOlo1.pri.v2, whole genome shotgun sequence includes the following:
- the IL22RA2 gene encoding interleukin-22 receptor subunit alpha-2 — MLFSHGAALLSMRGIMLSSLCLLMHLLQDEISTILVLENEDLQDSIKPQKVEFHSLNFNNTLHWQPGRAEEAKAAVYFVQYKVYGQSTWQNKEECWGVQNHFCDLTDETADIQEPYYGRVRAASGGVYSDWSLSCRFTPWQETMIGPPTVNVVHSNKSITVKLQAPRSPYRRKRGSTIPMTNYYDLLYQVFIINNLLDEQHRVLVYEGKDKVVKIEDLKRGVSYCVVAKTYVPTLDRSSAYSSRQCTMLL, encoded by the exons ATGCTCTTCAGTCATGGAGCTGCTCTCCTAAGCATGAGGGGGATCAtgctttcctccctctgcttACTGATGCACCTGCTTCAGGATGAAATAAGCA CGATTTTAGTCCTGGAAAATGAAGACCTGCAAGACTCCATTAAGCCGCAGAAGGTAGAATTTCATTCACTGAACTTCAACAACACCTTGCACTGGCAGCCTGGGAGGGCCGAAGAGGCAAAAGCCGCGGTCTACTTTGTGCAGTATAAAGT GTATGGGCAGAGCACATGGCAAAACAAAGAAGAGTGTTGGGGGGTTCAGAACCATTTCTGCGACCTAACGGATGAGACTGCTGACATCCAGGAGCCTTACTACGGCAGGGTGCGAGCCGCTTCAGGTGGTGTCTACTCCGACTGGAGCCTCAGCTGCAGATTCACGCCCTGGCAAGAAA CTATGATAGGACCTCCAACAGTAAATGTGGTTCACAGCAACAAATCCATCACAGTAAAGCTCCAGGCTCCACGTTCTCCTTATAGAAGGAAGAGAGGCAGCACAATACCAATGACAAATTATTATGATCTGCTGTACCAAGTCTTCATAATTAACAATTTGCTAGATGAG CAACACAGAGTCCTGGTGTatgaaggaaaagacaaagtGGTTAAAATAGAAGATTTGAAGCGTGGAGTCAGCTACTGCGTCGTGGCTAAAACTTACGTGCCGACACTGGACCGCAGCAGTGCCtacagcagcaggcagtgcacCATGCTGCTGTGA